From the Procambarus clarkii isolate CNS0578487 unplaced genomic scaffold, FALCON_Pclarkii_2.0 HiC_scaffold_155, whole genome shotgun sequence genome, one window contains:
- the LOC138361042 gene encoding putative nuclease HARBI1: MLLLIALRNELALRRERVFKDRLYPLDVSDKKLLRYYRFPRHMILRLCEDLKDDIERITRRGQAIPAHTSLLVALRFYASGSFQSVIGDSTGLSQSSVSRIITGVTEALYRKGLAEIKMPTEMNEIIQTKLKFNNISRFPNVIGAIDCTHVPIKAPKVEENIYVNRKQYHSLNIQVVSNPDNVIMDFCARYPGSTHDAFIWANSRLHDRFEAGEFGISYLLGDSGYPLQHNLLTPFTNPENPPKELYNRSHARTRVVIEKTFGVLKSRFRCLHRSGGSLQYEPDKCAKISVACMLLHNYCIEQRIPLEEIIDDDFIMNENVEGGAHENGHTQRREVVRNFFS, from the exons ATGTTATTGCTTATTGCTTTACGTAATGAGCTAGCTTTAAGGAGAGAAAGAGTCTTTAAAGATCGTCTATATCCATTAGATGTAAGTGATAAAAAATTGTTAAGGTACTATCGTTTTCCACGTCATATGATCTTAAGACTTTGTGAAGACCTTAAAGATGATATTGAAAGAATAACTAGAAGAGGTCAAGCCATTCCTGCCCATACATCATTGTTAGTAGCTCTGAGATTTTATGCAAGTGGAAGTTTCCAAAGTGTTATTGGAGATTCAACTGGTCTCAGTCAATCGAGTGTATCAAGAATAATAACTGGAGTGACGGAAGCTCTCTACAGAAAAGGACTAGCAGAAATAAAAATGCCAACAGAGATGAATGAAATTATACAAACTAAGTTAAAATTTAATAATATCAGTAGGTTTCCCAATGTAATTGGAGCAATCGATTGTACCCATGTCCCCATTAAAGCTCCAAAAGTTGAAGAAAACATATATGTAAATAGAAAACAATATCATTCTTTGAACATTCAAGTTGTGTCAAATCCTGATAATGTAATCATGGATTTCTGTGCAAGATACCCTGGAAGCACTCATGATGCTTTCATATGGGCTAACAGCAGACTCCATGACAGATTTGAAGCAGGAGAATTTGGCATTTCCTATTTGCTAG GTGACAGTGGCTATCCCTTGCAACACAACTTACTTACACCCTTCACAAACCCTGAAAACCCTCCAAAAGAGCTGTATAACAGGAGCCATGCAAGAACAAGAGTGGTAATCGAGAAAACTTTTGGCGTGTTAAAATCTCGGTTTAGGTGTCTCCACAGGTCTGGTGGTAGTCTTCAATATGAACCAGATAAATGTGCAAagatttcagttgcatgtatgttgTTGCACAATTATTGCATTGAGCAAAGAatacctcttgaagagatcattgATGATGACTTTATAATGAATGAAAATGTTGAAGGTGGAGCACATGAAAATGGGCACACACAAAGAAGGGAAGTAGTAAGGAATTTTTTCTCATAA